In Alteromonas sp. RKMC-009, the genomic stretch ATAGTGTAAAGCGAACTACCATCGCTGATTACACGATTTTTTTCTGGCACGGTTTGACCCGCAACCGGTACTTTTATCCGCACTCCGTCGATGATCACGTGCTCTTGATCCGGATACCGTTCTTTCAAAGTCCGGGTTACATCCATTAACTGCCAGTCTGCTTCACTGGCCATTACCTCAGCGTTGAATAATCGTTGTAGCAATGCAGCGCCACCAAAGTGATCACCGTGACCATGCATTATGACAACATGAGAAATTTTTGAAGGCTCCAGACCCAGCGATACAAGACCATCGATGATGTATTTCCGGGCTTCCTTTTCCGTTTCCATGGCATCGAAAATGATAATCTGCTCATTATTCAACAAGGCCCAACTGTTCCAACGCTCATAACCCAGGAAAATAAGATTATCGAACACGTAAAATGCATTTGCGGGCAGTTCCGGTTGAAACTGTCTTTCACCCGTTTTGCAATATTTATGGTAGAGCGGTACTAAATCATCCCCAGCGGCCCGCTCCGCTTCTGTCTGCCACCAGTCCTGTGTAGCCATAACCGGCAAACTGCAGAAGATAGTTAGTGCCGGCAGAAGCCGGCACCACTTACGCTTTTTCAGCGTTTTCATCAGAAGCTCTTAGACAGCGAGAGTGAGATGAGTCGTCCGACCGGGCTGCCTACCTGCGGGTCGAAACCACCACCACCATTATTTGACGGGGCGATATCGGCATAAGGCGGATCTTCATCGGTGATATTGTTGATAAAGAGTCCCACTTTGAGATCTTC encodes the following:
- a CDS encoding MBL fold metallo-hydrolase, with the protein product MKTLKKRKWCRLLPALTIFCSLPVMATQDWWQTEAERAAGDDLVPLYHKYCKTGERQFQPELPANAFYVFDNLIFLGYERWNSWALLNNEQIIIFDAMETEKEARKYIIDGLVSLGLEPSKISHVVIMHGHGDHFGGAALLQRLFNAEVMASEADWQLMDVTRTLKERYPDQEHVIIDGVRIKVPVAGQTVPEKNRVISDGSSLYTIAGDILFYLTPGHTAGTLSAILPVTDSNKTYLAGFFGGTGFTAPGTPLDVFLSSLNRFKSLTADKEVVVPLSNHPTSDLTGLRAKQLSGRKKNGPHPFLLGQEGYQRFLSVFSSCLSSYINKE